In Kryptolebias marmoratus isolate JLee-2015 linkage group LG22, ASM164957v2, whole genome shotgun sequence, the sequence ctctaaacttttttttataacaggtaaaaagaaaactcaaacaaatatATCAAAGTTACCTTTATTGTAAAGAAATTGTTATAGGCACAAAAGGcttgctttttaaaagacactaaaagtaaagtaaatgcAAATCAAGACACTTACGTATCCAAATAGAAACGGATTCATGCCAGTTTGTCTAAAAACCATTAGGACtggttacattttctgttttcagtgtaaGCTAATACTTGAAAGtgtaataaaattataaataatctTAGATGTGTATTGTGATatggtaaatttattttaaataacaagtAGTTTAGGTTCTTAAACACCACACTGGCTAATGCTTCCATTGTTATCAGTAAATTTAAGCAGTGACATTAGTCCTCAGTTGTTGGTTGAAGTAAAGTaacaagatgttttgttttaaatggactAAAAGCGGTCTGTAGCTTTGTGATGTGCTACTTCTACATGGacatattatgttttttttatttgatgaatGGCAGCTTGCATGCTCGGTTCTgacagtgaaagaaaaagaggacaCATTTCGGCTGGCATTGAAGAAAAATTGACATGAAAATTCACAAAAGCTGAATTTGGTGGAATATGCTGTTAAATGTTCTGTCTGGCTGGAACTATGACCTTTAACTACAGCTAGTATCCATTCATGAGTCATTTACCGGTAGTTCAAGAAAAGAACATGTCCTTAATCTTTGCACGAACCAAAGAAAGATGAGGAAGTTGTTGTAGACTATTGTTCAGTGTGCTTATTATGTCTTGTGAGTTCATTTTTGATTATCAATAAGTCCACATACTTGTTACATGCTGTGCAGAGTTGGCATGTGGCCGCAGTTACTGGAATGTCCCTGACAGTAACTGTCAATCAAACGAGTTATCTTTATCTTCAAGCGTGGtaaaaaaagatatttccttattttactaacacattCTGCAATGCTACTGTAGGCTAATGGTTTAAGAGGAAAAATACACTGAATTGCACCGACACGAAGAGGTTTTACCACGTCTGCTTTGTGCGTCCACATCGCAGTTTAAGGTTGTGAACTTCATGCCACATAATAACTATTTCGGCTGGAGAGAATTTGTGAATCAGAAGGAGTTCTTTCATGTAACAAGGGTTATACTTATCAAGGTTGGCAGAGGGAATGTACCATCCAAGTGTTTTCACACCCACATGAGGTTCAATTTCTAGCTTTGCTGCGGCCAAACACATTCCCATATAAACATCATCAATAGGAAAAATCTGAATGGACTTAGacatgttgtaaatgactgAAGCTGTGTAGCCAGACAAAAGGTAACCCCCACCGCCACAGTAGGGGGGATAAGCCACTTTCCTATGAATCTGAGGTGGAATATAATACTTGCTCCCTCGCGTTCTAACGGGGAACGCATTTTTTATCACATGTCCGACAAAGAGGTGCTTGCTCCCATCGTTGTCCTCAAGGCCTTGAAGATACTCGACCATGTTTTCTGTGTGGGCGAAGACGTCATCGTCGCCGTTCAGCAAGAAACGAACATGTCTACAGCGCCTGTTCTTCCACTCGAGGAAGAGAATCTGCTTCAGAGTGAGGTTGAAGAAGGATTCGTTGAAG encodes:
- the LOC108243045 gene encoding N-acetyllactosaminide beta-1,3-N-acetylglucosaminyltransferase 3-like, with amino-acid sequence MTRCSRMRYLSAPAFLLLGVLLMLFLYARPNNVSEPKIFNSTTQIVFLQKEEDIFSQEEPLPPKCEQNMMAAKIPGFPFFSPQIQNFLSYRHCRGFPMILDLPHKCGRHHEPEDIFLLLVIKTLPKNYERREVLRKTWAKERMHNGKWIRTIFITGTDGSGFEKKRMNKLLALEHKQYNDILQWDFNESFFNLTLKQILFLEWKNRRCRHVRFLLNGDDDVFAHTENMVEYLQGLEDNDGSKHLFVGHVIKNAFPVRTRGSKYYIPPQIHRKVAYPPYCGGGGYLLSGYTASVIYNMSKSIQIFPIDDVYMGMCLAAAKLEIEPHVGVKTLGWYIPSANLDKYNPCYMKELLLIHKFSPAEIVIMWHEVHNLKLRCGRTKQTW